Proteins found in one Phocoena sinus isolate mPhoSin1 chromosome 5, mPhoSin1.pri, whole genome shotgun sequence genomic segment:
- the TNIP2 gene encoding TNFAIP3-interacting protein 2 isoform X3 produces MSQPEREQKEVALRRRGAAPTGRAPAASDVLCRSLAEETHQLRRTLAATAHMCQHLAQCLDARQRAKGDVGERSPEPARADGDGSVHAVVEKLREENRLLKQKVTHVEDLNAKWQRYDASRDEYVRGLHAQLRGLQAPLEPERPSPPELMRKEISRLNTQLEEKINDCAEARRELEAARRARDAALERVQMLEQQILAYKDDFTSERVDRERAQSRIQELEERVALLQRQVPCKQDPREPGSCRIHTAGKTPGYLETDASELVAPGGWRPGTGSQRPELPAEGGSPGATQRGQGDLQCPHCLQYFSDEQGEELFRHVADCCQ; encoded by the exons ATGAGCCAGCCGGAGCGGGAGCAGAAGGAAGTGGCCCTGCGGAGGAGAGGCGCGGCCCCGACGGGGAGGGCTCCGGCCGCCAGCGACGTCCTGTGCCGCTCCCTGGCCGAGGAGACGCATCAGCTGCGCAGGACTCTGGCCGCCACCGCCCACATGTGCCAGCATCTGGCCCAGTGTCTGGATGCACGCCAGCGCGCAAAGGGGGACGTGGGGGAGAGGAGCCCCGAG CCAGCGCGTGCAGATGGGGACGGCTCTGTCCACGCGGTTGTTGAGAAGTTACGGGAGGAGAATCGACTGTTGAAGCAGAAGGTGACTCAC GTGGAAGACCTCAATGCCAAGTGGCAGCGCTACGACGCCAGCAGGGACGAGTACGTGAGGGGACTCCACGCACAGCTGAGAGGGCTGCAGGCCCCCCTCGAGCCTGAGAGGCCCTCCCCGCCCGAGCTGATGAGAAAGGAGATCTCCCGGCTCAACACACAGTTGGAGGAGAAAATCAACGACTGTGCAGAAGCGAGGCGGGAGCTGGAGGCCGCGAGGAGGGCCCGGGATGCCGCGCTGGAGCGGGTGCAGATGTTGGAGCAGCag ATCCTCGCGTACAAGGACGACTTCACGTCGGAGAGGGTTGACCGGGAGCGGGCTCAGAGTAGGATCCAGGAGTTGGAGGAACGGGTGGCCTTGCTGCAGCGCCAGGTACCCTGCAAACAG GATCCTCGAGAGCCAGGCTCTTGCCGGATTCACACTGCGGGCAAAACTCCCGGGTACTTAGAGACTGACGCTTCGGAGCTTGTGGCACCTGGTGGCTGGAGACCTGGGACGGGATCCCAGCGGCCAGAACTCCCTGCAGAGGGCGGGAGCCCCGGAGCGACCCAGAGAGGCCAGGGGGACCTTCAGTGCCCTCACTGCCTGCAGTACTTCAGCGACGAACAGGGGGAGGAGCTCTTTCGGCACGTGGCCGACTGCTGCCAGTGA